CATTGTGTTAGAGTGTGGATTCGAACCTGGGTCTTCCCAACCTCATTTCAGCGCTGCTATGCCCCTGCTGGTTCttgctttattaaaaaaatacctggagtagctcagttagtagagcatacgactcttaatctcagggtcatgtgttcgaggcccatgttgggcaaaagattcctgcattgcaggggttggactagatgactcttgaggtccctcccaaaagataatttgatgtagatgttcaatttcgttgttctgcattggacaacgacaataaagattatcctatcctatcctatcctatcctaacaAGAGAGTGTGTCCTCTTTCTTTCCAGGGCCGAAGAAGAAACGGCCGCCCCTCTTGAGCATGCCATCAGCAAACAAACAGTCATCCGTCCCCCCAACGTAAGAACCGCTGCTTCGCTCTCTTGCAAATTCCTAATATGCTGTCTGCTGtaatgctttttattattatttttaattattggtgctctgtaatgtgtttttagtgTTGCACGCTGCGCTGGGATGTTTTTTGATAAAGGGCGGtttataaatagaataaataaataaatgcaaataaagctGGAACTCTCCAGCTCATTGTTTGTCTACGTAAGGAGAAAGGAGTCTGTTGCTCTGCTGGACTATATATCTCTCATAAAGCCCTGACCATTGTGCATGctggcttggggctgatgggagttggcgtcCAAGATCACCTTTGTTAGGGTCACAGTTGCCCACTTCTGCTTTAGATTCTCCTCCCCGTTTATGTGCCCCTCAGTTTTGCTGACTGAAGCCCTAGTGACTGTACTGAGTATACCCATTTGATACCCACCAGCAGCCAAATTGCAAAATTTCAGAAAATCGACCCCAAGTGGTGAATACTGCATTGGACTTTTAAATACAGTCTTTGTCTTTCCTTGCAGACCTCCAAGAAACTTGGATTCCAGGACTTTCATTACTGTTGGTGAGAAGGTATGTTGATGCCGATgttgttttgtcccccccccccatttttacttGTTTGGCGCCTACACACCGATTAacaacagtcccccccccccccccgtgatgaTATCTGGATTAGCAATAATTCTTCCTTGTTCatctttaaataattgttttgggtccggttttatatacattacaacTCCTTCCTTTTTTGTTACACCCGAGGTTACAAAATCCTTCCTCAAAGTCCTTTTGTTCTTCAATATTCTTCAACGTTTCCTCGCTATGTGTGTTTCTTggaggcaaatcacacatcaaggTTTATCTTCTTTAACAACAAGTTTTGTTTGCGAAAGAGATAAAGAAGGTCGCCGGCTGATGTAACAATACGAATATTGGCTCCATCCTAAGCTAAACGTATATTTTGACAGTTTtttgtgcatctctctctctctcaacagaacTTTGAAGTAGAGGCCGACGACTTGGTGAGCATTTCGGAGTTGGGAAGAGGAGCTTACGGTGTAGTGGAGAAAGTGTATCACGCGCAGAGTGACACCACCATGGCTGTGAAGGTAAGAGCCGCAGTAccatataaaaatttatttatttggtttttcaaattaaagttttacaatcacatatccaacatgcatcataaaaacaagatcccaaagaatctcctggacatccctcctcccctttgtggatcctgttgttagtcatttcctcctacatctgttataatacagtggtaacttggttctcagacttaacacgtgcaccacatatgataaaatgtgccTGCTGCAGTGAAGTACTTGATCCATCTGGAATAGGGTGTAAGAAGCTGGGCCTGTGGCTCTGCAGGTGTTGcagtccagccagcatggtcagtggttggGGGCAACATGTGGGGTTGTAGTAACACCTGGAGGAGCTGGGGAGAGGTGCAGGGCCCCTTGTGGTTCTGGAAagctttaattaaataataaataaataaaacacacacacaccatattaaGGGACACAGGTGACTCTGTGGTttaaaacactgagcctagggcttgccgatcagaaggtcggcggttcgaatccccgcgatgggggtgagctcccattgctcggtccctgctcctgccaacctagcagtttgaaagcacgtcaaagtgcaagtagataaataggtaccactctggtgggaaggtaaacgacatttccgtgtgctgctctggttcgccagaagcggcttagtcatgctggctacatgacccagaagctgtacaccggctccctcagccagtaaagcaagatgagcgctgcaaccccagagtcttctgcgactggacctaatggtcaggggtcccttaacctttataTACCATATGtgtcagggattggactcaaGGGGACGAGATGGAAGAGGAATGGgggagatcacacacacacacacacacacacacacacacacacacgccgctgcaggagaagaggaataCACCATTGATTGAGGAACACAGCATTGAACAGGGGGTTAAGGAGTTTGAAGAAGGTCGCAGCTCAGAGATAGacgaacagaagagttgggaagtgttagaagaattgcgggggggggggggggggttggagctgTGGCAAGACAGCCAGATGACACATTGTCACTGGAAAGTATTTCTGACCCCACTTCTCCCAGAACTTGCTGTTCGTTAAGACTCGGAGACAATTGGCCACGAGTGGCCACCAAAAAGGGAGGTGCTGTTGTGAGGAAGGAGGAGCCAGTTGGAGGAACGCCATTGTCAAGACTTACTGcattcttttgtctctcactgttatgaatgaatgaataaactcattaaaaaggactctacctcgttttctctgctcttgttgcaaccgggggggcgggggcggggggaaggaaTAGTTTTCCCGAAGCCTTGACAGTATGGttactttctttttccttttccactCTTTGCAGAGAATCCGAGCCACTGTGAATTCTCAGGAGCAGAAGAGGCTGGTGATGGACTTGGACATTTCCATGAGGACCGTGGACTGCTTTTACACCGTCACGTTCTACGGAGCCCTTTTCAGAGAGGTAGGTGAGCAGAAGTGAGGCCGGAGTGTCTTCATTTTTGCTGGCCGCCTTGGACAGCGAGCACAGCTTCTGAAGCATTTGTTGAAAAGCAGGGGGAATAAAGCCTcgtgccctccaggtgtcttatttattgatttaaaggAGGTATACAGCATAAAAAGTAACACTTCAGTAATAACATTGGTTAAACAAATAGCATTCTCAataaagtgcatttaaaaaaaatcaggttccAAAGGCATGTCTCGAAATAAAAGCAGGGATGACTCCTGCCACACCTTTccattggcagggagttccacagggcaggacctGCTGCACTAAAGGTTCAGTCCTCTGATGAAGGCCAACCAattcatctctccctcccttctcctcctcctctcactccTTTGTTTTCAGGGTGATGTGTGGATCTGCATGGAGCTAATGGATACGTCTCTGGATAAATTTTATAAGAAGgtcctggaaaagaagaagacgaTCCCAGAAGACATACTTGGGAAAATAACCGTGTCTGTGAGTGGCATCTTCTTTCTTTGGGGAAGGTTGCTGTGGGAACCACCCACCCATAGCAAGTGAGCAAGGGAGGGCAGTCTGCATGATTCCTAAgcgcagaatgcagcagccaacACAGATGGAGAGACCCCAGCTTCTCTTTaaaatcaggggggggggttgtgcaaaACCCTTTTTATTAATTAAACTTCTATACCGAGGACTGTCTCCCCAAGCTCTTTATTTCAGGCTGGCGGAGAGGCATGtggatctccccctcctgctgcaacaagctcctttccctgcttgctcccagaaccagaagaggcatgaaatggGCAGAGGAGAGATAGGCGGCacgcaggcgcagtctctgattgtttggagaagaggggacttaggcagctgtggggagatgGGGGACCTTTGGTCTCATGGGGGCAAGACTTAttggagatgagttgctgtgctcattaggcctgacactcctttgcagattggcattttttttttttgctaataaagagttaactgcagcttgcacagtgtgatttactgctggatCGCTCCAGGCATGTCATGTCACCTGGTTGGCCAAAGCAGGTCTGCAGCTAGaatacacctctctctctctctctctccagattgtCCGAGCCCTGGAGCATTTGCATAGCAAGCTGTCTGTGATTCACAGAGGTAGGCATCGGACTTTGTGCATTACGAGGGCTGAGCAGGGGGTGTAGAGCTCATAGGCAGAGCACCTCTTGGGATGTGCAAGATCCTAAGGTCAGCCTCCAGCATCTCCTGTTGGAATGATCCTGGCTGCAGACAATATAGAAAGATTGCCTGCCCAGAACCCTAccaagctgttgccagtcagtatgCAGTACTGGGCTAGATAAGAGGCAGAAAACAGTCTGAGCTGATAGGAGATGGCTTCACCATTAATCATTCCAGAACCGCTAAAGTTAGTTTCCATTCTGCCTGACTGGACACACCTTGTCATGTTTGCATCTGTATCtttgcatataataataatttattatttatacccagcccatctggctgggtttccccagcaactctgggtgtggctcccaacagaattaatgatggtaatagtaatactaataataatatgatgaaaccccagacattaaaaacttacctaaacagggctgccttcagatgtcttctaaaagccagatagttgtttatttccttgacatctgatgcattccacaaggcggg
The sequence above is drawn from the Lacerta agilis isolate rLacAgi1 chromosome 13, rLacAgi1.pri, whole genome shotgun sequence genome and encodes:
- the MAP2K3 gene encoding dual specificity mitogen-activated protein kinase kinase 3 isoform X2, with protein sequence MSLPKDPKGSSEKRKGGPKKKRPPLLSMPSANKQSSVPPTPPRNLDSRTFITVGEKNFEVEADDLVSISELGRGAYGVVEKVYHAQSDTTMAVKRIRATVNSQEQKRLVMDLDISMRTVDCFYTVTFYGALFREGDVWICMELMDTSLDKFYKKVLEKKKTIPEDILGKITVSIVRALEHLHSKLSVIHRDVKPSNVLINKQGHVKMCDFGISGYLVDSVAKTLDAGCKPYMAPERINPELNQQGYNVKSDVWSLGITLIEMAILRFPYESWGTPFQQLKQVVEEPSPQLPAEHFSQNFVDFTAQCLRKNPAERLSYVELMAHPFFTMHDTRETDMVSFVTEILGEDS
- the MAP2K3 gene encoding dual specificity mitogen-activated protein kinase kinase 3 isoform X1, which codes for MDRKQDPKGSSEKRKGGPKKKRPPLLSMPSANKQSSVPPTPPRNLDSRTFITVGEKNFEVEADDLVSISELGRGAYGVVEKVYHAQSDTTMAVKRIRATVNSQEQKRLVMDLDISMRTVDCFYTVTFYGALFREGDVWICMELMDTSLDKFYKKVLEKKKTIPEDILGKITVSIVRALEHLHSKLSVIHRDVKPSNVLINKQGHVKMCDFGISGYLVDSVAKTLDAGCKPYMAPERINPELNQQGYNVKSDVWSLGITLIEMAILRFPYESWGTPFQQLKQVVEEPSPQLPAEHFSQNFVDFTAQCLRKNPAERLSYVELMAHPFFTMHDTRETDMVSFVTEILGEDS